Below is a genomic region from Halorhodospira halophila.
GATGCTTCACTTGCGCAACGATACGTGGTGACTCGAAGCCAAAGCCGTCCGGAGACGCCAATACATCCACGCCACGGTCCGGACCCTGGGGGCTGAGACTGGCTCTGTAGCCCATTGCTCGCAGCAAACCGGCCACGAGCTCTTCCATCTCCTCGTGTCCCAGGCGGATTACCCGATCCTTAACGATTTCGAACGCCTCCTGCCGGTATCGCAGCAGCCGGGCCAGCTCGTCTTCCTCAGCTTCCGCATCTTGGAGTGCGCTCTCCATCGCGGGCACTTGCTCGCCGTGCAGCAGGTGCTCGATTTCGCTGAGAACCTCCGGGGGCAGTCGGAACAGTGTGAGCGTCGATCCCAGGGTGTTCCTTGCCGGTTGCGACAGGTCATCCCTGGAGACGCTTCCCTCCCATTCTACCGTTCGAACGTGCTCACAGGGCGGGATGCGCTCCGGGTCGTGCTGATACGGTCCGGAGATGGTGCCCACATGATATTGCCGGCGACCGGAGTCATAAGTGACTACGCGGTCTCCGGCCGCGACCTCGTCTCGGAAGCGCAGTTGTTGGCTCACAGCGGTCTTTATCCGGCCCTCCGGGGCCTCCGGGTGAACTCGCCGAGCTTTGGCAAGCACTGCGTCCTTCGAGCCGAAGGTGGAGAGGTCGCCCAGTTCTTCCCAGCCAATCGCAACGACCGCCTTATCCCAGAACTCATCGGCTAGCCGGCCCCCGGTCGCAGCCCGCACCATCCATCCGGTGGTCTCGTCGGTGTTCATCAACTCCTCCCTGGTTGCTTGGCGCATTGGCCGCCGCACGTTCCCTGCAAGAGGACGCGTTGCCTGAGTCGAGCGAGCGTTTCGCGACGCTCGAGTCTATCCCGGTCTGGGTCTAGGGTCATCGTGTTTGCTGGGCCTTATCTCCGGCTATGAGTCTCGTGCATACTGCCGCGAACCTGCTGGGAGTAAAAGGACAAACGGGGGGAGGATGCTATGAAGGCGACGTTCGAGGGAGACTGTGCCGCCCCCCGAGCCCCTGATACCCCGTAAGGATGGCCACGCCGCTTCCACGCCGTGGCTGCTTTGAGTGGCTTGAGGTGCGCGTCCCCAAGCTGTTTTGACAACTTTTGTCACCATGTCGCTTGTATCCTCGCCCCCTTATAGCCGTGGCCGCAGTGGCGTCGCGGGAGGGCCTAGCTTCTCTTCGCTGACAAACCAGACCAACTAGACAGGTTCCCGATGGCACTGAAGAAGTCCCAACTCTACAGC
It encodes:
- a CDS encoding restriction endonuclease, which translates into the protein MNTDETTGWMVRAATGGRLADEFWDKAVVAIGWEELGDLSTFGSKDAVLAKARRVHPEAPEGRIKTAVSQQLRFRDEVAAGDRVVTYDSGRRQYHVGTISGPYQHDPERIPPCEHVRTVEWEGSVSRDDLSQPARNTLGSTLTLFRLPPEVLSEIEHLLHGEQVPAMESALQDAEAEEDELARLLRYRQEAFEIVKDRVIRLGHEEMEELVAGLLRAMGYRASLSPQGPDRGVDVLASPDGFGFESPRIVAQVKH